The Thalassotalea psychrophila genome window below encodes:
- the pdxR gene encoding MocR-like pyridoxine biosynthesis transcription factor PdxR, whose protein sequence is MISRLIHIDARSDDSLQSQIRQKLVEGILVGSFAAGTKLPSSRKLAQQLSVSRNTVVLVYQALLDEGYIESRERSGIYVSENVDQGRVDHIEQQTSFNAKAGNNQHRFKGALAVTNAKSCPANWRKFPYPFIDGKYDSSLYPVKEWREANSKANATNEIYHWSELYGDDDDPMLLDEIRTKILPRRGIQASQDEILITVGTQQALHLITQLFVDKNTAIAVEEPGYPEMRDLLLHQGANIIYQPLDDKGIVVDESLDDCDIIYTTPSHQTPTSITMSMDRRDELLSKARQKDLLIIEDDFEFESNFLGQPHPALRSLDQDNRVVYVSCLSKVLASGVQIGFIVADSAVITELKKIRKLVLRNPPLNNQRAVAYFLSLGYYDSYMMHLHKVFFERWLTLREALNIYLPNCIDTGPIQGGTAYWITGPKQLDGEYLRKKAAELGILIEPVKRYFSYSNAPENCFRMGVTSIPNDKIRDGVSKLAELIHQLTAEYEEKLTNAKGRLLDQESLKKLLPNSILECQMVYGVPCTIELKANGSMLGRTGGEDQEVDSGRWWIENGMYYRQWKLWGYGELKGFYVIIDGEQMKWFDKHYRFVRELEIKQS, encoded by the coding sequence ATGATTAGCAGATTAATCCACATAGATGCAAGATCAGATGACAGTTTGCAAAGTCAAATACGTCAAAAATTGGTGGAAGGGATCTTGGTTGGTTCTTTTGCTGCTGGTACCAAATTGCCATCATCACGGAAGTTGGCTCAGCAGTTGTCCGTTTCAAGAAATACTGTGGTTTTAGTTTATCAGGCCTTACTTGATGAAGGATATATAGAGTCACGTGAGCGTAGTGGTATTTATGTTAGCGAAAATGTTGATCAGGGTCGAGTCGATCATATTGAGCAACAAACTAGTTTTAATGCTAAAGCGGGAAATAATCAACATCGATTTAAAGGTGCACTAGCTGTAACTAATGCGAAGTCTTGTCCGGCAAACTGGCGTAAATTCCCTTATCCATTTATTGATGGAAAATATGATAGTTCTCTCTATCCAGTCAAAGAGTGGCGTGAAGCGAACAGTAAGGCAAATGCAACTAATGAAATTTACCATTGGTCTGAATTGTATGGCGACGACGACGACCCAATGTTGCTTGATGAAATTAGAACAAAAATTTTGCCTCGTCGTGGTATTCAAGCAAGCCAAGATGAAATTTTAATCACTGTTGGCACACAGCAAGCTTTGCATCTTATCACTCAGCTTTTTGTCGATAAAAACACAGCGATTGCGGTTGAAGAGCCGGGTTATCCTGAAATGCGGGATTTGTTATTACACCAAGGTGCTAACATCATTTATCAACCGCTAGACGATAAAGGTATAGTGGTTGATGAGAGCTTAGATGATTGCGATATTATCTATACTACGCCTAGCCATCAAACTCCAACAAGTATCACTATGTCGATGGATCGACGAGATGAATTACTCAGCAAAGCACGACAAAAAGATTTACTGATTATTGAAGATGATTTTGAGTTTGAGAGTAACTTTCTTGGTCAACCACATCCTGCATTAAGGAGCTTAGATCAAGATAACCGAGTTGTGTATGTGTCTTGTTTGTCTAAAGTATTAGCATCTGGCGTTCAAATTGGCTTTATCGTTGCAGATTCTGCTGTGATAACTGAATTAAAGAAAATACGTAAACTCGTATTGCGGAATCCTCCGCTCAATAATCAACGAGCTGTCGCGTATTTCCTCTCTTTAGGCTATTACGACTCATATATGATGCATTTGCATAAAGTTTTTTTTGAACGCTGGCTGACGTTACGAGAAGCATTAAATATATATTTACCAAATTGTATAGATACAGGGCCCATTCAGGGGGGAACAGCTTATTGGATCACCGGGCCTAAACAACTTGATGGTGAATATTTGCGTAAGAAAGCGGCCGAATTAGGCATCTTGATTGAACCGGTAAAACGTTATTTTTCTTATTCTAATGCCCCTGAAAATTGCTTTCGCATGGGCGTTACTAGTATCCCAAATGATAAAATTCGTGACGGTGTGAGCAAACTTGCTGAGCTCATTCATCAGTTAACGGCAGAATATGAAGAGAAATTGACCAATGCGAAAGGGCGCTTACTAGACCAGGAATCATTGAAGAAACTGCTGCCGAATTCTATTTTAGAATGTCAGATGGTTTATGGCGTACCTTGTACTATAGAGCTAAAAGCCAACGGTTCTATGCTGGGGCGAACTGGCGGCGAAGATCAAGAAGTTGATAGCGGACGTTGGTGGATAGAAAATGGTATGTATTATCGTCAGTGGAAACTTTGGGGCTATGGTGAGCTGAAAGGTTTTTATGTGATCATCGACGGTGAGCAAATGAAATGGTTCGATAAGCACTATCGCTTCGTACGTGAGTTAGAAATAAAGCAGAGTTAA
- a CDS encoding leucine-rich repeat domain-containing protein, protein MPKALNFKSIFCFTLLFLVTACGGSESNSKAEPQQILIDTDGDGISDDNDADIDGDSVLNDDDAFPLNSKESVDTDGDGIGNNVDTDIDGDGVLNDDDAFPLNSKESVDTDGDGIGNNVDTDIDGDGVLNDDDAFPLNSKESVDTDGDGIGNNADTDIDDDGVLNNDDALPLNATESVDTDGDGIGNNTDTDIDGDGVLNNDDVFPFNSTESVDTDGDGIGNNADTDIDDDGVLNDDDALPLNATESVDTDGDGIGNNTDTDIDGDGVLNDDDLFPLDATESVDTDGDGIGDNSDHYPNDPDYYLVPSKISEVKIFDVNFAQCLAEQYPEDTNLTAVTTLRCYGYGISDIRGIEEFKYIEHLSFLKNELVDLSPINNLISLKILQVSNNQVENLSPIKNLINLERLDAYGNEIEDISVLANLENLRTLYTSSNQISDVSPLAELKHLKFVSLQGNNISNLYPLLNYNTPIETLNVGNNPIFCELDVKFYSVVRQYAGLSFSNEDCVADIDSDEDGIYDYAENYYGLDANNASDGLMDLDEDGLSNLQEFKLDTRIDLADTDGDNVNDLDDYYPLDEQFQLAPIQVKDLSFLDPNLDQCIKNKFYGEMLLTDITTIECHSKVIINLRGLDKLYLGSGFTSLSLKANRIKDASPLAIMSDLTYLSLENNLIDDLRFVENLTELADLSLESNRLEDITELANLVNLGVLNLERNQIFDISPLADLEFLNILNLNSNRISSLPNISGLVSLSGLYLAGNDITNIESLSSLTTLTSLGLGMNFDLGYTADALAPLSGLVELTELGLYANHVSDISALSTLNKLTYLYINKNQISDISALAAMEDLIYLDFSENNISDISTVISLAESFEMLDTVVLFTNPIPSEDKETLRALVDTVRY, encoded by the coding sequence ATGCCTAAAGCTCTTAATTTCAAAAGCATATTTTGCTTCACCTTACTTTTCCTAGTAACCGCTTGTGGAGGTTCAGAATCGAACAGTAAAGCTGAACCTCAACAAATTTTAATCGATACTGATGGCGATGGGATCAGTGATGATAATGATGCCGACATTGATGGCGACAGCGTATTAAATGATGATGACGCATTTCCGTTAAATTCAAAAGAGTCTGTGGATACCGATGGTGACGGTATCGGAAATAACGTCGATACCGACATTGATGGCGACGGCGTATTAAATGATGATGACGCATTTCCGTTAAATTCAAAAGAGTCTGTGGATACCGATGGTGACGGTATCGGAAATAACGTCGATACCGACATTGATGGCGACGGCGTATTAAATGATGATGACGCATTTCCGTTAAATTCAAAAGAGTCTGTGGATACCGATGGTGACGGCATAGGAAATAATGCCGATACTGACATTGATGACGACGGCGTATTAAATAATGATGACGCACTTCCGTTAAATGCAACAGAGTCTGTTGATACCGATGGTGACGGTATCGGTAATAATACCGATACTGACATTGATGGCGACGGCGTATTAAATAATGATGATGTATTTCCGTTCAATTCAACAGAGTCTGTTGATACCGATGGTGACGGCATAGGGAATAACGCCGATACTGATATTGATGACGACGGCGTATTAAATGATGATGACGCACTTCCGTTAAATGCAACAGAGTCTGTTGATACCGATGGTGACGGTATCGGTAATAATACCGATACTGACATTGATGGCGACGGCGTATTAAATGATGATGACTTATTTCCTCTAGATGCAACAGAGTCTGTTGATACTGATGGAGATGGTATCGGTGATAATAGTGATCATTATCCAAATGATCCTGACTATTACTTGGTTCCAAGTAAAATAAGTGAAGTGAAAATTTTCGATGTAAACTTTGCTCAATGTCTTGCTGAACAATACCCTGAGGATACGAACCTAACTGCGGTGACTACTTTAAGATGTTACGGGTATGGTATTTCTGATATCCGTGGTATTGAAGAATTTAAATATATAGAGCATCTTAGTTTCTTAAAGAATGAACTAGTTGATTTGTCGCCTATTAATAATTTGATTAGTTTGAAAATTTTACAAGTGTCAAACAATCAAGTTGAAAATCTATCACCTATTAAAAACCTGATTAATTTAGAAAGGCTAGATGCCTATGGCAATGAAATTGAAGATATTAGTGTACTGGCTAATTTAGAAAATTTAAGAACTCTATACACATCTTCTAATCAGATTTCCGATGTATCGCCTTTGGCTGAATTAAAGCATTTAAAGTTTGTAAGCTTACAAGGCAATAATATCAGTAATTTATATCCACTGTTAAATTACAACACCCCTATCGAAACTCTGAATGTTGGAAATAACCCAATTTTTTGCGAACTAGATGTCAAGTTTTACAGTGTGGTACGTCAATATGCTGGTTTATCCTTCAGTAATGAAGATTGTGTAGCAGATATTGACTCGGATGAAGATGGCATTTATGACTACGCCGAAAACTATTATGGTTTGGATGCCAACAATGCTAGCGATGGTTTAATGGACTTAGATGAAGATGGTTTATCAAATTTGCAGGAGTTCAAGTTAGATACGCGTATTGATTTAGCCGATACCGATGGTGATAACGTTAACGATCTTGATGATTACTACCCCTTAGACGAACAATTTCAGTTAGCTCCTATTCAAGTAAAAGATTTAAGTTTCCTTGACCCTAATCTAGACCAGTGCATTAAAAATAAATTTTACGGCGAAATGCTTTTAACCGATATAACAACTATTGAGTGTCATAGTAAGGTAATAATAAATCTTCGCGGTCTCGACAAATTATATCTTGGCAGTGGCTTTACTTCGCTTAGTTTAAAAGCAAACCGTATTAAAGATGCTTCTCCCCTAGCCATAATGAGTGATCTAACCTATTTGTCTTTAGAAAATAATTTGATTGATGATCTTCGCTTTGTTGAAAACCTAACCGAGTTGGCTGATTTATCTTTAGAATCAAATCGATTAGAAGATATTACCGAATTAGCAAATTTAGTTAATTTAGGGGTTTTGAATTTAGAAAGAAATCAAATCTTTGATATCAGTCCTCTAGCCGATTTGGAGTTCTTAAATATTCTTAATTTAAACAGTAATAGAATTTCTTCTCTACCCAACATTTCAGGCTTAGTTAGCTTATCAGGGTTGTATTTGGCCGGGAATGATATTACTAATATTGAAAGCTTATCTTCTCTGACCACCTTAACAAGTCTTGGTTTGGGTATGAATTTTGACCTGGGCTATACGGCGGACGCTCTTGCTCCTTTATCAGGGTTGGTTGAATTAACAGAATTAGGCTTATATGCCAACCATGTGTCTGATATTAGTGCATTATCGACATTAAACAAACTTACCTATTTGTATATCAATAAAAATCAGATTAGTGATATTAGCGCATTAGCGGCAATGGAAGATTTAATTTACCTTGATTTTAGTGAAAATAATATAAGTGATATCTCAACAGTGATCTCTCTGGCTGAGTCTTTTGAAATGCTTGATACGGTTGTATTGTTTACTAATCCCATACCGAGTGAAGATAAAGAAACATTAAGAGCACTGGTTGATACTGTAAGGTACTAA
- a CDS encoding acylase yields the protein MSMLPQLKLIPFIILSLIIALTGCSPVETEQTNTERWESQAKTITIMRDEWGIPHVYGKTDADAVFGMVYAQAEDDFNRIEINYLNAMGRLAEAEGESALYRDLRMKLFINSEQLKKQFEISPEPMKKLMVAFADGLNYYLHKHPEVTPKVITHFEPWMALSFTEGSIGGDIERVNLADLEDFYEGNKSASLAMNKPFPHAEPTGSNGFAIAPSNSATGNALLLINPHTSFYFRAEMHMVSEEGLNAYGAVTWGQFFIYQGFNSKTGWMHTSSGADAIDWYEEDIVKKDDGVYYRYDNELKKLTSKVIDLPYKTDKGMKTKQVTAYFTHHGPIIAGTDNKWLSIKLMNEPVKALQQSYLRTKTTDYENYKESMRFHTNSSNNTVYADNSGNIAYFHGNFIPKRDTNFNWNKPVDGSNSATEWQGLHSIEETVGILNPPTGWLQNTNNWPYSVIGEASPKQSDFPSYMATFPENYRGINAVQILKDKKDFTIDSLITAAYDPHLAAFDALLPVLFEQYELLKDIEKTVFNQQIELLKAWDRKSNIDSKATSLAIFWGRELREQALADEQGLASYKARGITFDQYMLEVANNIGIQSLKVAAHKLTSYFGQWDTPWGEINRFQRLTGDIVQPFDDSEPSYPVGFASSRWGSLAAYGQRTFNNTKKIYGTRGNSFVAVVEFGDKVKAKAITAGGQSGNPESPHFNDQAELYSQGKLRAVHYYLEDVKKAAKRSYYPGEN from the coding sequence ATGTCCATGTTGCCTCAGTTAAAACTCATTCCATTTATCATTCTCAGTTTAATCATTGCTCTAACTGGTTGCTCTCCTGTTGAAACAGAACAAACCAATACAGAACGTTGGGAAAGCCAAGCGAAAACTATAACCATCATGCGTGACGAATGGGGCATTCCGCACGTGTACGGCAAAACTGATGCTGATGCAGTATTTGGTATGGTGTATGCGCAAGCCGAAGATGACTTTAACCGCATCGAAATAAATTATTTAAATGCCATGGGGCGCTTAGCCGAAGCAGAAGGTGAGTCGGCTCTTTATCGTGATTTACGGATGAAGTTGTTTATCAACTCTGAACAGTTGAAAAAACAGTTTGAGATCAGTCCTGAACCAATGAAGAAACTCATGGTTGCCTTTGCTGACGGTTTAAATTATTACTTGCACAAACACCCGGAAGTTACGCCTAAAGTGATCACCCATTTTGAACCTTGGATGGCTCTATCATTTACCGAAGGCTCTATCGGAGGCGATATCGAAAGAGTAAATTTAGCTGATCTGGAAGATTTTTATGAAGGCAATAAGTCTGCGAGTTTAGCGATGAACAAGCCTTTCCCACATGCAGAGCCAACTGGCTCAAACGGTTTTGCCATTGCGCCAAGCAATAGTGCTACAGGTAATGCATTACTCTTAATTAACCCGCACACTTCATTTTACTTTCGCGCAGAAATGCATATGGTTAGCGAAGAGGGTTTAAATGCCTATGGCGCAGTAACGTGGGGCCAGTTCTTTATTTATCAGGGCTTTAATAGCAAAACCGGTTGGATGCATACATCAAGCGGCGCCGACGCCATTGACTGGTATGAAGAAGATATCGTTAAAAAAGATGATGGCGTTTATTATCGCTACGACAATGAGTTGAAAAAACTTACATCAAAGGTAATTGATCTGCCTTATAAAACCGATAAAGGCATGAAAACTAAGCAAGTAACCGCCTACTTTACTCATCACGGACCCATTATAGCCGGCACTGATAATAAATGGCTCAGCATTAAACTAATGAACGAGCCCGTTAAAGCATTACAACAATCTTATTTACGCACCAAAACTACAGATTACGAAAACTATAAAGAATCCATGCGCTTTCATACCAACTCATCAAACAATACTGTTTATGCCGACAATAGCGGCAACATTGCGTATTTTCATGGTAATTTCATTCCTAAACGCGACACAAACTTCAATTGGAACAAACCAGTTGATGGCAGTAACTCGGCAACAGAGTGGCAAGGGTTACATAGCATTGAAGAAACGGTTGGTATTTTAAATCCGCCAACGGGTTGGTTGCAAAATACCAACAACTGGCCTTATTCTGTAATTGGTGAAGCTAGCCCTAAGCAAAGTGACTTCCCTAGCTATATGGCCACATTCCCAGAGAATTATCGAGGTATTAATGCAGTACAAATATTGAAAGATAAAAAAGACTTCACCATCGATAGTCTAATTACAGCGGCCTATGATCCACACCTTGCTGCATTTGACGCATTATTACCGGTATTATTTGAGCAATATGAATTATTAAAAGATATTGAAAAAACTGTATTTAATCAGCAAATTGAATTACTTAAAGCATGGGATAGAAAGTCCAATATTGACAGTAAAGCAACGTCGTTAGCCATATTTTGGGGGCGAGAATTACGAGAACAAGCATTAGCTGATGAACAAGGCCTAGCGAGCTATAAAGCTAGAGGTATTACTTTTGATCAGTACATGTTAGAAGTTGCTAATAATATCGGCATACAAAGCTTGAAGGTTGCCGCTCATAAACTTACATCATACTTTGGTCAATGGGATACTCCTTGGGGTGAGATAAATCGCTTTCAGCGTTTAACTGGTGATATCGTGCAGCCATTTGATGATTCAGAGCCGAGTTATCCTGTTGGCTTCGCCTCTTCACGTTGGGGATCTTTAGCCGCATATGGTCAACGTACTTTCAACAACACCAAAAAGATTTATGGTACCCGCGGCAACAGTTTTGTTGCAGTAGTTGAGTTTGGCGACAAGGTAAAAGCAAAAGCTATTACTGCTGGTGGTCAAAGCGGAAATCCAGAATCTCCACACTTTAATGATCAAGCCGAACTATATTCTCAAGGTAAATTACGAGCAGTTCATTATTATCTTGAAGATGTGAAAAAGGCGGCAAAACGTAGTTATTATCCTGGGGAAAATTAA
- the hmpA gene encoding NO-inducible flavohemoprotein has translation MLTDAHISIIKSTIPLLENAGSALTNHFYKRMFSQNPELQDIFNMSNQHTGRQQVALFEAIAAYAKNIDNLAALTTAVERIAQKHTSFNIQAKHYEIVGMHLIETLRELATEAFTPDVEDAWTQAYLFLAQIFISRESELYKLRSASFGGWAGTRKFVIKEKNIESELVKSFVFAPVDGQPVIDYVPGQYLGVEVTPTGAEYKEIRQYSLSTAANGKTYRISVKREVNGVPGVVSNYLHDGLNVGDEVNLYAPAGDFYFVDRKAPVVLLSAGVGITPMQSILETLAADKYDEKVHYLHACENSEQHSFAQRVQQLTTDNPWQQFTWYRNEESDNENIGHGVMDLSTQDLPLGNGDFYLCGPIPFMQFAKQQLLTLGVSEDRVHYEVFGPHAAL, from the coding sequence ATGTTAACAGACGCACATATTAGCATCATAAAAAGTACCATCCCTTTATTAGAAAATGCCGGCTCAGCGCTTACCAACCATTTTTATAAAAGAATGTTTTCTCAAAACCCTGAACTGCAAGATATTTTCAATATGTCTAATCAACATACTGGTCGCCAACAAGTCGCGTTATTTGAGGCGATAGCAGCCTATGCAAAAAATATTGATAATCTAGCGGCATTAACTACCGCAGTAGAACGTATTGCGCAAAAACATACCAGTTTTAATATTCAGGCAAAGCACTATGAAATTGTTGGCATGCACTTAATTGAAACACTGCGCGAATTAGCGACAGAAGCATTTACACCTGACGTTGAAGATGCCTGGACCCAAGCTTACTTATTTTTAGCGCAAATTTTTATCTCACGCGAAAGTGAACTTTATAAATTACGCTCAGCAAGTTTTGGCGGCTGGGCTGGTACGCGAAAATTTGTTATCAAAGAGAAAAATATTGAGTCTGAATTGGTGAAAAGTTTTGTGTTCGCGCCGGTCGACGGTCAGCCTGTTATTGACTATGTTCCAGGCCAATACCTTGGCGTAGAAGTAACGCCAACGGGCGCTGAGTACAAAGAGATCCGTCAATATTCATTGTCAACGGCCGCAAATGGTAAAACCTATCGCATTTCAGTTAAACGTGAGGTTAATGGTGTACCTGGAGTGGTGTCAAATTACTTACACGATGGCTTAAATGTAGGTGATGAAGTTAATTTATATGCTCCAGCAGGAGACTTCTACTTCGTTGATAGAAAAGCACCTGTAGTACTGCTTTCTGCTGGTGTTGGTATAACGCCGATGCAATCTATTTTAGAGACTTTAGCTGCTGATAAATACGATGAAAAAGTTCATTATTTACATGCTTGTGAAAACTCAGAGCAACACTCATTTGCTCAGCGAGTGCAACAGCTTACCACTGATAACCCTTGGCAACAGTTCACTTGGTATCGTAATGAAGAAAGTGACAATGAGAATATTGGTCATGGGGTAATGGATTTATCAACGCAAGATTTACCATTGGGTAATGGTGATTTTTATTTATGTGGCCCTATTCCATTTATGCAGTTTGCCAAACAACAATTGCTTACTTTAGGGGTTAGCGAAGATAGAGTGCATTACGAAGTATTTGGTCCGCACGCTGCACTTTAG
- a CDS encoding NnrS family protein, which translates to MISINDPELQQLQHDANSQHSTFTKLTKHALFDLPFRSFFLCAVLASMVSLALWSAHLSGNISFLNGELSITVWHVHEMLFAFGATVAVGFILTAVQTWTGQASIKGLPVIALLVLWFLVRICLLVNSSNSVYLGVILQSVWWLSVISVFAKLTLKAKNRRNYLFIPLLSALMLLNLGVLLFDLNGRTDLSLHFAKTVVLMFGLMMGIMGGRVIPFFTTAATRIGKITTPFFLTPMLLVTSIAGISVFFVGKFISLPFTPAVLMIASGLLHIVRLAFWHSTVTVNVPLLWSLHLSYFCLGFGLILLGSSYLQPYLQFNDALHLITIGAMALMIIAMMSRVSLGHTGRALKTHKAVPISFILIFSAALVRVFLPLIQEYQLAWHLSTTLWIFASVIFLTIYSPILSKPRS; encoded by the coding sequence ATGATTTCTATTAATGACCCTGAATTACAACAACTGCAGCATGATGCTAACAGTCAACATAGTACATTCACCAAGTTAACAAAACATGCTTTATTTGATTTACCGTTTCGCTCATTTTTCTTGTGCGCAGTATTAGCTTCAATGGTATCTCTTGCTCTGTGGTCTGCACACTTAAGTGGCAATATTAGTTTTCTTAACGGCGAATTATCAATAACGGTATGGCACGTACATGAAATGTTGTTTGCTTTTGGCGCAACGGTTGCCGTTGGCTTTATATTAACTGCTGTTCAAACTTGGACGGGCCAAGCTAGTATTAAAGGTTTACCTGTAATCGCTTTGTTGGTGTTGTGGTTTTTAGTGCGTATTTGTTTACTAGTAAATTCCAGTAACTCGGTTTATTTAGGTGTAATACTGCAATCTGTTTGGTGGTTGAGTGTAATAAGCGTTTTTGCCAAACTCACATTAAAGGCAAAAAATCGTCGTAATTACTTATTTATCCCGCTATTAAGTGCATTGATGTTACTGAATTTAGGCGTGCTGCTTTTTGATTTAAATGGCAGGACTGACTTATCGTTGCATTTTGCCAAAACAGTAGTGCTAATGTTTGGTTTAATGATGGGTATTATGGGCGGTCGTGTTATTCCATTTTTTACTACAGCTGCAACTCGTATAGGAAAAATAACCACGCCGTTTTTCTTAACGCCTATGTTACTAGTGACTTCTATTGCTGGCATTAGTGTATTTTTCGTTGGGAAGTTTATCAGTTTGCCTTTTACACCTGCTGTTTTGATGATAGCAAGTGGCCTGTTGCATATAGTTCGCTTAGCCTTTTGGCACAGCACGGTAACCGTTAATGTGCCATTGCTATGGTCACTGCATTTGTCTTATTTTTGTTTAGGCTTTGGTTTAATTCTTCTAGGTTCAAGTTACTTACAACCTTACCTGCAATTTAATGATGCACTACATTTAATAACGATAGGCGCTATGGCATTAATGATTATTGCCATGATGAGTAGAGTATCACTTGGTCATACTGGTCGAGCTTTAAAAACTCATAAAGCTGTTCCTATTAGCTTCATACTTATTTTTTCTGCCGCACTTGTTCGAGTATTTCTACCTTTAATACAAGAGTACCAACTCGCTTGGCACCTAAGTACCACTTTGTGGATTTTCGCCAGTGTGATCTTTTTAACTATTTATAGCCCAATTTTATCAAAACCTAGATCTTAA
- a CDS encoding serine hydrolase family protein — MKKFTYLLIVTALILFAFGKFNTPQLQKLTRSEASYTYLMSDNDQTFSTAAFTATEMATPSNSFSGHLRISGKPVFSKNYGVIGDFPKGYTVWPEFDYEFIQESNRLIPVDRGHGFIGNGAWSITAGVGAVWDEVDDKGFSRAAFPYTIKQNNSNCEHNGLATFLFKDDGSISNVHVQNVAETCIFVGFEFYGTLSANYDAHSVSNAHQVISERNIEEANWIPTKPLADLAKDFPGVDINNYAYAIDADDLNGYSILVDGISYIDGCTTRYGLHPYCMDKTVGVYSFTKSIHAFMAVAALELRYPGFKSLLIKDLVPECQNDNRWLGVTVEHALDMTTGNYKSADFQVDESSREIVTGYFIPTTRKQRAKFSCTAWPRKVQPGTHHVYHTTDSELVGYAVAKFAKEKLGNNSEMFNDILLPIYNAIGLSHYIRGIQRTSDTNDAWGGYGLSLTLNDVVKVAKFLRDDAISSGLLDPTMIKEVLSANPHGLYAHMPNQNYDNGFWRFHVGVATKMSACGSNTQVPAMSGFGGNKMVILPEVIITQLSDGGSYKTAKTIDDIFSHISNVCPKS; from the coding sequence TTGAAAAAATTTACTTATTTGTTGATCGTTACTGCTTTAATCCTTTTTGCTTTTGGAAAGTTTAATACTCCGCAATTACAAAAATTAACTCGCAGTGAAGCTAGCTATACGTATCTGATGAGCGATAACGATCAAACGTTTTCAACCGCTGCATTTACAGCAACTGAAATGGCAACTCCAAGCAATTCCTTTTCAGGCCATTTACGCATCTCAGGTAAGCCTGTATTTAGTAAAAACTATGGCGTAATTGGCGATTTTCCTAAGGGCTATACAGTATGGCCTGAGTTTGATTACGAATTTATTCAAGAAAGTAACCGGTTGATACCTGTAGATAGAGGGCATGGTTTTATTGGCAATGGTGCATGGTCTATTACTGCCGGAGTTGGTGCAGTTTGGGATGAAGTCGATGACAAAGGTTTTTCACGGGCAGCGTTTCCATACACCATTAAACAAAATAATAGCAATTGTGAGCATAATGGTTTGGCAACATTCTTGTTTAAAGATGATGGTTCTATATCGAATGTGCATGTGCAAAATGTGGCTGAAACTTGTATTTTTGTTGGCTTCGAGTTTTATGGCACCTTATCCGCAAACTATGACGCTCATTCAGTAAGCAATGCTCACCAGGTTATCAGCGAGCGTAATATCGAAGAAGCGAATTGGATACCAACAAAACCTCTGGCCGATTTAGCGAAAGATTTTCCCGGTGTAGATATCAATAATTATGCTTATGCAATTGATGCTGACGACCTTAATGGCTATAGCATTTTAGTTGATGGCATAAGTTACATCGATGGCTGTACAACTCGTTATGGCTTGCACCCTTACTGCATGGACAAAACCGTTGGGGTATATTCTTTTACTAAATCAATTCATGCTTTTATGGCTGTGGCCGCTTTAGAATTACGTTATCCCGGTTTTAAAAGTCTGTTAATAAAAGACTTAGTACCCGAATGCCAAAATGATAATCGTTGGCTAGGAGTTACCGTAGAACATGCCTTAGATATGACTACAGGCAATTATAAGTCTGCAGATTTTCAAGTTGATGAGAGTAGCAGAGAAATTGTTACTGGCTATTTTATCCCAACAACTCGTAAACAAAGAGCAAAGTTTTCTTGTACTGCTTGGCCTAGAAAAGTCCAACCAGGAACGCATCACGTTTACCACACCACAGATTCCGAATTAGTCGGCTACGCTGTGGCAAAATTTGCCAAGGAAAAGTTAGGTAACAATAGTGAAATGTTTAACGATATTTTGTTGCCTATTTATAATGCTATTGGCTTAAGCCATTATATTCGAGGTATTCAACGAACCAGTGATACTAATGATGCATGGGGTGGGTATGGATTATCACTCACATTAAATGATGTAGTTAAAGTAGCAAAATTCTTACGCGATGATGCGATCAGCAGCGGTTTATTAGACCCAACTATGATTAAAGAAGTGCTTAGCGCAAATCCACATGGCTTATATGCGCACATGCCCAATCAAAACTATGACAATGGATTTTGGCGTTTTCATGTCGGTGTGGCAACCAAAATGAGTGCATGTGGTAGCAATACTCAAGTTCCTGCTATGTCTGGATTTGGTGGCAATAAAATGGTTATTTTACCGGAAGTAATAATCACCCAATTATCGGACGGTGGAAGTTACAAGACAGCAAAAACCATCGATGATATTTTTTCTCATATAAGTAATGTTTGTCCAAAAAGCTAA